A genome region from Bacteroides stercoris ATCC 43183 includes the following:
- the metF gene encoding methylenetetrahydrofolate reductase [NAD(P)H]: MRVIDLINSNEKTAFSFEILPPLKGTGIEKLYETIDTLREFDPKYINITTHRSEYVYKDLGNGLFQRNRLRRRPGTVSVAAAIQNKYNITVVPHILCSGFSREDTEYVLLDLQFLNITDLLVLRGDKAKHESVFTPEKNGYHHAVELQEQINQFNKGIFVDGSEMKVTNTPFSYGVACYPEKHEEAPNIDTDIYWLKKKMETGAEYAVTQLFYDNRKYFDFVERARKAGVTIPIIPGIKPFKKLSQLSMIPKTFKVDLPEELTNEILKCKNDAEAQQVGIEWCVQQCKELMKHHIPSIHFYSIGAVDSIKEVAKQIY; this comes from the coding sequence ATGAGAGTAATCGATCTGATAAACAGTAACGAAAAAACAGCTTTTTCTTTTGAAATATTGCCCCCTCTGAAAGGTACAGGCATCGAAAAGTTGTACGAAACAATAGATACATTACGGGAGTTCGACCCTAAATACATCAATATCACCACACACCGCAGCGAGTACGTGTACAAAGACCTCGGCAACGGGCTGTTCCAGCGCAACCGTCTCCGTCGCCGTCCGGGAACCGTATCCGTAGCCGCAGCCATCCAGAATAAATACAACATAACGGTGGTGCCGCATATTCTTTGCAGCGGTTTCAGCCGTGAGGATACCGAATATGTATTGCTCGACCTGCAATTCCTGAACATCACAGACCTTTTGGTGTTACGCGGAGACAAGGCAAAACACGAGTCGGTATTCACTCCCGAAAAGAACGGTTATCATCATGCCGTTGAATTGCAGGAACAGATTAACCAATTCAATAAGGGCATCTTTGTAGACGGCTCCGAGATGAAAGTCACCAATACTCCTTTCTCATACGGAGTGGCCTGTTATCCGGAGAAACACGAAGAAGCGCCCAACATCGATACGGACATTTATTGGCTGAAAAAGAAAATGGAAACCGGAGCTGAATATGCCGTTACCCAATTGTTCTATGACAACCGGAAATACTTCGATTTCGTAGAACGCGCCCGCAAAGCCGGAGTTACCATCCCCATTATACCGGGCATCAAGCCGTTCAAGAAGCTTTCGCAACTCAGCATGATACCCAAAACATTTAAAGTAGACCTGCCCGAAGAGCTGACAAACGAAATCTTGAAATGCAAGAATGATGCCGAAGCGCAACAGGTAGGTATCGAATGGTGCGTGCAGCAATGCAAGGAACTGATGAAGCACCATATTCCCAGCATCCATTTCTATTCCATAGGTGCAGTGGACAGCATCAAGGAAGTAGCCAAACAGATTTATTAA
- the mrdA gene encoding penicillin-binding protein 2, translated as MKDYTLEKRKYVIGMAAVVIVLIYVIRLFDLQIMTDDYKKNADSNAFLNKIQYPSRGAIYDRNGKLLVFNQPAYDITFVPREVTQLDTLDLCRALNITFEQFQKRMKDVKNRWMNPGYSKYTHQVFMTQLSAEECGVFQEKLFKFPGFYIQRRTIRQYTYDAAGHALGDIGEVSKKDIESDNYYIRGDYIGKQGIEKSYEKYLRGEKGVEILLRDAHGRIQGHYMDGKLDRPSVPGKNLTLGIDIELQRLGERLLQHKIGAIVAIEPATGEILCMVSSPTFDPHLMIGRQRGKNHRMLQRDKRKPLLNRAIMGAYPPGSTFKTAQALTFLQEGIIHEDYPTFPCAHGFNYGSLHVGCHGHGSPLPLVPAIATSCNSYFCWGLFRMFSDKKYGSPQNAITVWKDHMVSQGFGYRLGTDLPGEQRGLIPNAKFYDKAYRGSWNGLTVISIAIGQGEILATPLQIANLGATIANRGHFITPHVVKEIQDNELDSIYRTPRVTSIDREYYDEVVEGMRAAVTGSTGSATCRMVGTILPGVEACGKTGTAQNRGKDHSVFMGFAPMNDPKIAIAVYVENGGFGATYGVPIGAMMMDQYLHGKLSPENEIRAEEFSNRVILYGDEER; from the coding sequence ATGAAGGATTATACGCTGGAGAAACGAAAATATGTGATAGGCATGGCGGCTGTCGTCATTGTCCTTATCTACGTGATTCGCCTGTTCGACTTGCAAATTATGACGGATGATTACAAGAAGAATGCGGACAGCAATGCCTTTTTGAATAAGATTCAATATCCTTCGCGTGGAGCTATCTATGACCGTAACGGTAAACTGCTGGTTTTTAACCAGCCGGCATACGATATCACGTTTGTGCCTCGTGAAGTGACGCAGCTCGATACGTTGGATTTATGCCGTGCGTTGAACATCACGTTCGAGCAGTTCCAGAAGCGGATGAAGGATGTAAAGAACCGTTGGATGAATCCCGGTTATTCCAAATATACGCATCAGGTGTTTATGACACAACTCTCGGCAGAAGAGTGCGGTGTGTTTCAGGAGAAACTATTCAAGTTTCCCGGTTTCTACATCCAGCGGCGTACTATCCGGCAATATACTTACGATGCTGCCGGACATGCGTTGGGGGATATAGGTGAAGTGTCAAAGAAAGATATTGAGTCAGATAATTATTATATCCGCGGGGATTATATAGGCAAGCAAGGTATCGAGAAATCTTATGAAAAGTATCTTCGTGGCGAAAAAGGGGTGGAGATTCTGCTTCGTGATGCGCATGGACGTATTCAGGGGCATTATATGGATGGGAAGCTCGACCGTCCCTCTGTGCCCGGTAAGAACCTGACTTTAGGTATCGATATTGAGTTGCAGAGGTTAGGTGAGCGTTTGTTGCAGCATAAAATCGGAGCTATCGTAGCCATTGAACCGGCTACGGGAGAGATACTCTGTATGGTTTCTTCTCCTACTTTCGATCCTCACTTGATGATTGGACGCCAGCGTGGAAAGAATCACCGGATGTTGCAAAGAGACAAGCGGAAACCTCTCCTGAACCGCGCAATCATGGGAGCGTATCCGCCGGGCTCTACTTTCAAGACTGCGCAGGCATTGACATTTTTGCAGGAAGGAATAATCCATGAAGATTATCCTACTTTCCCTTGTGCACACGGTTTCAATTATGGAAGTTTGCATGTAGGCTGTCACGGGCACGGTTCTCCTTTGCCTTTGGTTCCGGCAATAGCCACTTCGTGCAACTCTTATTTTTGTTGGGGGCTGTTCCGTATGTTCAGCGACAAGAAGTACGGTTCTCCGCAAAATGCCATTACCGTATGGAAAGACCATATGGTGTCGCAGGGATTCGGCTATCGCCTTGGTACCGACCTTCCCGGAGAGCAGCGCGGCTTGATTCCTAACGCTAAGTTTTATGATAAAGCATATCGGGGCTCTTGGAACGGACTTACGGTAATCAGTATCGCTATCGGACAGGGAGAAATTCTTGCGACCCCGTTGCAGATAGCCAATTTGGGTGCAACCATTGCCAACCGGGGGCATTTCATTACTCCGCATGTTGTAAAGGAGATACAGGATAATGAATTGGACAGTATCTACCGTACCCCCCGTGTCACGTCAATCGACCGGGAATATTACGATGAAGTTGTGGAGGGGATGCGTGCCGCTGTTACAGGTAGTACGGGTAGTGCAACCTGCCGTATGGTCGGCACAATCCTGCCGGGTGTAGAGGCATGCGGCAAAACCGGTACGGCACAAAATCGCGGTAAAGACCATTCGGTGTTCATGGGATTCGCTCCGATGAATGATCCTAAGATTGCTATTGCGGTGTATGTGGAAAATGGCGGTTTTGGTGCAACCTACGGCGTCCCTATCGGTGCGATGATGATGGATCAGTACTTGCATGGCAAGTTATCGCCGGAGAATGAGATACGTGCGGAGGAATTCAGCAACCGCGTAATTCTGTACGGAGACGAAGAAAGGTAA
- a CDS encoding stage 0 sporulation family protein, with product MEFKLHNGSGGLCCKSCGRQDKQLNTYDWLADIPGNAEESDMVEVQFKNTRKGYFRNSNKIPLEKGDIVAVEATPGHDIGVVTLTGRLVPLQMRKANIKSEADIKRIYRKAKPVDMDKYNEAKAREHSTMIRARQIALDLNLNMKIGDVEYQGDGNKAIFYYIADERVDFRQLIKVLADAFHVRIEMKQIGARQEAGRIGGIGPCGRELCCATWMTSFVSVSTSAARYQDISLNPQKLAGQCAKLKCCLNYEVDCYVEAQKRLPSKEIELETKDGVFYFFKADILSNQITYSTDKSIPANLVTISGRRAFEVIGLNKRGIKPESLLEETHRTEPKKPVDLLEQESLTRFDRNRKNKNGGDGNNGNGNGNNGGNRNKKKKKTPNNRPQGGEQSAAPQQQEQPRQQGDEKRPQGNERRSQRNSNNRKRPHNNKPKPQGDKPAQNDKPAQE from the coding sequence ATGGAATTTAAACTACATAATGGAAGCGGCGGTCTCTGCTGCAAAAGCTGCGGCAGGCAAGACAAGCAACTGAACACTTACGACTGGCTTGCCGACATCCCCGGCAATGCAGAGGAATCGGACATGGTGGAAGTTCAGTTCAAAAATACCCGCAAGGGTTATTTCCGCAACAGCAACAAAATTCCTTTGGAAAAAGGCGATATAGTAGCCGTGGAAGCTACTCCCGGACATGATATAGGCGTAGTAACCCTTACCGGGCGACTTGTACCGCTACAGATGCGTAAGGCAAATATCAAGTCGGAAGCGGATATCAAGCGCATCTACCGCAAAGCCAAACCGGTGGATATGGACAAGTATAACGAGGCGAAAGCGCGTGAACACAGCACGATGATACGTGCCCGCCAGATCGCTCTTGACCTCAACCTCAATATGAAAATCGGGGATGTGGAATATCAGGGAGACGGCAACAAAGCAATCTTCTACTACATTGCCGATGAACGCGTAGACTTCCGCCAACTGATTAAGGTGCTTGCCGACGCTTTCCATGTACGCATCGAAATGAAGCAGATCGGTGCACGTCAGGAAGCCGGCCGTATCGGCGGCATCGGACCTTGCGGCCGCGAGTTGTGTTGCGCTACCTGGATGACATCGTTCGTTTCCGTTTCGACCAGCGCCGCCCGCTACCAGGATATTTCACTGAACCCGCAAAAGCTTGCCGGACAATGCGCCAAACTGAAATGCTGCCTCAACTACGAAGTGGACTGTTACGTAGAAGCACAAAAACGCCTGCCTTCCAAAGAAATCGAATTGGAAACCAAAGACGGCGTATTCTATTTCTTCAAAGCCGACATTCTCAGCAACCAGATAACTTACTCCACCGACAAGAGTATCCCTGCCAATCTGGTTACTATCAGCGGAAGACGCGCCTTTGAAGTTATCGGCCTGAATAAAAGGGGCATCAAACCGGAGAGCCTGCTGGAAGAGACACATCGCACCGAACCCAAGAAACCGGTAGACCTGCTGGAGCAGGAAAGCCTGACCCGCTTCGACCGTAACCGCAAGAACAAGAACGGCGGAGACGGCAACAATGGAAACGGTAATGGAAATAACGGCGGCAACCGGAATAAAAAGAAGAAAAAGACTCCCAATAACCGACCGCAAGGCGGAGAACAGTCTGCCGCTCCGCAACAACAAGAGCAGCCCAGACAGCAGGGAGACGAAAAACGGCCGCAAGGAAATGAAAGACGTTCACAACGGAATAGTAACAACCGTAAACGTCCTCACAACAACAAGCCCAAACCTCAGGGAGATAAACCTGCTCAAAATGACAAGCCTGCTCAAGAATAA
- a CDS encoding rod shape-determining protein, with the protein MGLFSFTQEIAMDLGTANTIITTNGKIVVDEPSVVALDRRTDKMIAVGEKAKLMHEKTHENIRTIRPLRDGVIADFYACEQMIRGLIKMVNNRNRLFSPSLRMVIGVPSGSTEVELRAVRDSAEHAGGRDVYLIFEPMAAAIGIGIDVEAPEGNMIVDIGGGSTEIAVISLGGIVSNNSIRIAGDDLTADIQEYMSRQHNVKVSERMAERIKINVGAALTELGEDAPEDYIVHGPNRITALPMEVPVCYQEVAHCLEKSISKIETAILSALENTPPELYADIVHNGIYLAGGGALLRGLDKRLTDKINIPFHIAEDPLHAVAKGTGVALKNVDRFSFLMR; encoded by the coding sequence ATGGGATTATTCTCTTTTACACAAGAAATAGCGATGGACCTTGGCACTGCCAATACTATCATTACCACAAATGGCAAGATAGTAGTGGACGAGCCTTCGGTGGTGGCGTTGGACCGTCGTACAGACAAGATGATTGCCGTGGGTGAAAAAGCAAAGCTGATGCACGAAAAGACCCATGAGAACATACGTACTATCCGCCCTCTTCGCGACGGTGTGATTGCCGACTTCTATGCCTGCGAGCAGATGATACGCGGACTTATCAAGATGGTGAACAATCGAAACCGTCTGTTTTCCCCTTCGCTCCGTATGGTAATAGGCGTTCCTTCGGGCAGTACGGAAGTAGAGTTGCGTGCCGTGCGCGACTCTGCCGAGCATGCCGGCGGACGTGACGTTTACCTGATATTCGAGCCGATGGCTGCCGCTATCGGTATCGGCATCGATGTGGAAGCGCCGGAGGGTAATATGATTGTTGATATAGGCGGCGGTTCTACGGAAATTGCCGTTATTTCGCTGGGTGGTATCGTTTCCAACAACTCCATCCGTATTGCCGGTGATGACCTCACTGCCGATATTCAGGAGTATATGAGCCGCCAGCACAATGTGAAGGTCAGCGAGCGTATGGCAGAACGTATCAAGATTAACGTAGGTGCAGCCCTGACCGAACTGGGCGAGGATGCTCCCGAAGATTATATCGTTCATGGTCCGAACCGTATTACGGCGCTTCCTATGGAGGTTCCCGTATGCTATCAGGAAGTGGCACACTGTCTGGAGAAGTCCATTTCTAAGATTGAGACTGCTATTCTAAGTGCATTGGAGAATACGCCGCCCGAATTGTATGCCGATATTGTGCACAACGGTATCTATCTGGCAGGTGGCGGTGCTTTGCTTCGCGGACTGGATAAGCGTCTGACCGATAAAATCAACATACCGTTCCACATTGCGGAAGATCCTTTGCATGCCGTTGCCAAAGGTACAGGCGTTGCACTGAAGAATGTCGACCGCTTCTCATTCCTGATGAGATAG
- the mreC gene encoding rod shape-determining protein MreC produces the protein MRNLLNFLIKYNYWFLFLLLEVTSFVLLFRFNHYQQSVYFTSANGVAGKVYEISGGISSYFHLKSVNEDLLDRNMWLEQRVAFLEKSLQEQGLDSVKLYSMARLAPDDYRIFKANVIKNSLNKADNYITLDRGSSDGIRPEMGVVDANGVVGIVYKTSPRYSLVIPLLNSKSSISCKIVGSEYFGYLKWEGGDSRFAYLKDLPRHAEFNLGDTVVTSGYSTVFPEGVMVGTVDDMSDSHDGLSYLLKIKLATDFGKVSNVRVISRSGQEEQNMLEKEGEK, from the coding sequence ATGCGGAATCTACTGAACTTTCTTATTAAATACAATTACTGGTTCCTCTTTCTTCTGTTAGAGGTTACCAGTTTTGTTTTATTGTTCCGTTTCAACCATTATCAGCAGAGCGTGTATTTTACTTCGGCAAACGGAGTAGCCGGGAAAGTTTATGAGATTTCGGGCGGCATCAGTTCTTACTTCCATTTGAAATCGGTCAATGAGGACTTGCTCGACCGGAATATGTGGCTGGAACAACGGGTAGCTTTTCTGGAAAAAAGCCTGCAGGAGCAGGGCTTGGATTCCGTAAAACTATATAGTATGGCGCGCCTTGCTCCGGATGATTACCGCATATTCAAGGCGAATGTTATAAAGAACAGTCTGAATAAGGCAGATAATTATATAACATTGGACCGTGGCTCGTCAGATGGTATTCGTCCGGAAATGGGGGTAGTGGATGCAAATGGAGTGGTAGGTATCGTATATAAGACTTCTCCCCGCTATTCGCTGGTTATTCCGTTGCTGAACAGCAAGTCGAGTATCAGCTGCAAGATTGTGGGCAGTGAGTACTTCGGCTATTTGAAGTGGGAAGGTGGAGATTCGCGTTTTGCTTATCTGAAGGACTTGCCCCGTCATGCGGAATTTAATCTGGGTGATACGGTGGTGACCAGCGGCTATTCCACAGTATTTCCTGAAGGAGTTATGGTAGGAACGGTCGATGATATGTCCGATTCCCATGACGGACTTTCATATCTGTTGAAGATAAAGTTAGCTACGGATTTCGGTAAGGTGAGCAATGTGCGTGTCATTTCGCGCAGCGGACAGGAAGAACAGAATATGCTGGAAAAAGAAGGAGAGAAATGA
- a CDS encoding gliding motility lipoprotein GldH, translating to MTSLLKNKIKTLRYIILLFIVSALGACDKQTVYHAFQSIPQEGWKRQDTLLFNVAVPDSQTYYKLIVEIRNRSTYPYQNINLSVCYDSPELKKLQTDTLTAVLADKEGIWKGDGWGGLYQSAFPAGNIKIGKPGEYLFKVAYTLPDSLLPGINDVGIKLQR from the coding sequence ATGACAAGCCTGCTCAAGAATAAGATAAAGACTCTGAGATATATCATACTGCTGTTTATCGTAAGCGCATTAGGCGCTTGCGATAAACAGACTGTATATCATGCATTCCAATCCATTCCGCAAGAGGGTTGGAAACGACAGGACACACTCCTTTTCAATGTCGCTGTACCCGATTCGCAAACTTACTACAAACTGATAGTAGAAATTAGAAACCGCAGCACTTACCCTTACCAAAACATCAACTTATCCGTCTGCTATGACAGTCCGGAATTGAAAAAACTACAGACAGATACACTGACAGCCGTCTTAGCCGATAAAGAAGGCATATGGAAAGGAGATGGCTGGGGCGGTTTATATCAGTCTGCATTTCCCGCAGGAAACATCAAGATAGGGAAACCCGGTGAATACCTTTTCAAAGTAGCTTATACATTACCCGACAGCCTCCTGCCCGGCATCAATGATGTGGGAATCAAATTACAACGATAA
- the rodA gene encoding rod shape-determining protein RodA, producing MVRRDSIWKSLDWVTIIIYLMLIVFGWFSICGASYDYGDRDFLDFSTRAGKQFMWIVCSFGLGFILLMLEDTLYDMFSYIIYIGLILLLVVTIFIAPDTKGSRSWLILGPVSLQPAEFAKFATALALAKYMSAYSFTIKSWKSALMLAFLILLPMTLIILQRETGSALVYMAFFLMLYREGMPGVVLFSGICAVVYFVVGIRFDQVFIADTPTPIGEFVVLSMILLFAGGMVWVYKKKWEPVRNIIVGSFIVLLVAYLVSEYITPFNLVWVQWGLCMVVTCYLFFLALSERHWSYFLIGLFAIGSIGFLYSSDYFFNKVLEPHQQIRIKVLLGMEEDLAGAGYNVNQSKIAIGSGGLTGKGFLNGTQTKLKYVPEQDTDFIFCTVGEEEGFIGSTAVLLLFLTLILRLIALAERQQSAFGRVYGYSVLSIFLFHLFINIGMVLGLTPVIGIPLPFFSYGGSSLWGFTILLFIFLRIDAGRNRRLV from the coding sequence ATGGTAAGAAGAGACAGTATATGGAAATCATTGGATTGGGTGACGATTATAATCTACCTGATGTTGATTGTATTCGGCTGGTTCAGTATTTGCGGGGCAAGTTACGACTATGGTGACCGTGATTTTCTTGATTTCTCTACCCGTGCCGGCAAGCAGTTCATGTGGATTGTCTGCTCATTCGGGTTGGGATTTATTCTGCTGATGCTGGAAGACACGCTTTATGATATGTTCTCTTACATTATATATATAGGACTTATTCTCTTGTTGGTTGTCACCATTTTTATCGCTCCTGATACCAAAGGTTCACGGTCTTGGCTGATTTTGGGGCCTGTCAGTCTACAACCGGCTGAATTTGCCAAGTTTGCCACGGCATTGGCGTTGGCCAAGTATATGAGCGCCTATTCGTTCACTATAAAAAGCTGGAAGAGCGCGTTGATGCTGGCTTTCCTTATTCTTCTGCCAATGACGCTGATTATTCTTCAGCGGGAAACGGGGTCTGCATTGGTTTATATGGCTTTCTTCCTGATGCTTTATCGTGAAGGTATGCCTGGAGTAGTGCTTTTCTCCGGTATTTGCGCTGTGGTATATTTTGTGGTGGGTATCCGTTTTGATCAAGTCTTTATTGCAGATACTCCAACACCTATCGGAGAGTTTGTGGTACTGTCGATGATTTTGCTCTTTGCCGGTGGAATGGTATGGGTATATAAGAAGAAATGGGAGCCGGTTCGGAATATCATCGTCGGTTCTTTTATCGTATTGCTTGTCGCTTATCTGGTTTCGGAATATATAACCCCTTTTAATCTGGTATGGGTGCAATGGGGATTGTGTATGGTTGTAACATGTTATTTATTCTTCCTTGCTTTGAGTGAACGCCATTGGAGTTATTTTCTTATTGGTTTGTTTGCCATAGGTTCGATAGGTTTTCTCTACTCCAGCGACTATTTTTTCAATAAAGTATTGGAACCTCACCAGCAGATTCGCATTAAGGTTCTGTTGGGCATGGAAGAGGACTTGGCAGGAGCGGGATATAACGTAAATCAATCGAAGATTGCTATCGGTTCGGGCGGATTGACCGGGAAAGGCTTTTTGAACGGTACACAGACCAAACTTAAATATGTTCCCGAACAGGACACGGATTTCATATTCTGTACCGTAGGCGAAGAAGAAGGCTTTATCGGTTCGACGGCTGTATTACTCTTGTTCCTGACTTTGATACTTCGTCTGATAGCGTTGGCAGAGCGGCAGCAGTCCGCATTTGGCAGAGTATACGGGTATTCGGTGCTGAGTATTTTCCTGTTTCATCTTTTCATAAACATCGGGATGGTACTCGGATTGACGCCTGTTATCGGTATTCCGTTACCTTTCTTCAGCTATGGGGGGTCTTCGTTATGGGGCTTTACGATACTGCTGTTTATATTCCTGCGTATTGATGCGGGGAGAAATAGAAGGTTGGTATAA
- the mreD gene encoding rod shape-determining protein MreD — MIINYLHKIGWFVGLVLLQVLILNNVHIAGYATPFLYIYLILKFESDVPRNALMLWAFFLGLAVDILSDTPGMNAAATVLLAFLRPTFLRLFVPRDTLDTLVPAVRTMGISPFLKYLVASVLVHHGMLLTLEFFSFAHIGALLLRIVTSTLLTVACIMAVEGIRKK; from the coding sequence ATGATAATCAATTATTTGCATAAGATAGGGTGGTTTGTCGGTCTGGTATTATTGCAGGTGCTGATACTGAACAATGTGCATATTGCAGGATATGCCACTCCGTTTTTATATATATATCTGATATTGAAGTTTGAGTCGGATGTACCCCGTAATGCATTGATGCTATGGGCTTTTTTTCTTGGACTGGCGGTTGATATCCTTTCCGATACTCCGGGAATGAATGCGGCGGCTACGGTGCTTTTAGCCTTTTTGCGCCCTACATTCTTACGCTTGTTCGTGCCTCGCGATACGCTGGATACATTGGTTCCGGCAGTCCGTACAATGGGAATCTCTCCTTTTTTGAAATACTTGGTTGCCAGTGTCTTGGTACATCACGGGATGTTGCTTACTCTTGAATTCTTTTCTTTTGCCCACATAGGTGCGTTATTGCTGAGAATTGTAACAAGCACTTTGCTGACTGTAGCTTGTATAATGGCAGTAGAGGGCATACGGAAGAAGTAA
- a CDS encoding ATP-binding protein gives MFFKDVIGQDTAKQQLIQEVREGRIPHAQLFCGPAGVGKLPLAMAYARYICCPNRTETDACGTCPSCVKWNKLVHPDVHFVFPIVKNAKGKKEVCDDYIADWRHLVLSNPYFSLNHWLNEMGAENGQAIIYAKESDEITRKLSLKSSEGGYKVTIVWLPEKLHEVCANKLLKLLEEPPEKTIFLLVSEAPEMILSTILSRTQRFNIRKIDEASVANALQQKYGVQPADSQTIAHLANGNFIKALETIHLNEENELFFKLFVSLMRLSYQRKIREMKQWSEQLAAMGRERQKNFLEYCQRMIRENFIYNLHRKEMNYMTLPEQNFATRFAPFVNERNVMGIMDELSEAQVHIEQNVNARMVFFDFSLKMIVLLKQ, from the coding sequence GTGTTTTTTAAAGATGTAATAGGCCAGGATACAGCCAAACAACAATTGATACAAGAGGTGCGGGAAGGACGTATTCCTCACGCGCAACTGTTCTGCGGACCGGCAGGAGTAGGCAAACTTCCGCTGGCTATGGCTTATGCCCGCTACATCTGCTGTCCGAACCGCACGGAGACCGATGCCTGCGGCACGTGTCCTTCGTGTGTGAAGTGGAATAAACTGGTGCATCCGGACGTACACTTCGTATTCCCCATCGTGAAAAACGCCAAGGGGAAGAAAGAAGTTTGCGATGACTACATAGCCGACTGGCGGCATCTTGTACTAAGCAACCCCTATTTCTCACTGAATCATTGGCTGAATGAAATGGGAGCGGAAAACGGACAAGCGATTATCTACGCAAAGGAAAGCGATGAAATCACCCGTAAGCTCAGTTTGAAATCCAGCGAAGGCGGATACAAGGTAACCATTGTATGGCTGCCTGAAAAGCTGCACGAGGTCTGCGCCAATAAATTGCTGAAACTGCTGGAAGAGCCGCCTGAGAAGACCATCTTCCTGTTGGTTTCCGAAGCACCCGAAATGATATTGTCTACCATACTCAGCCGTACACAACGTTTCAACATCCGCAAAATAGATGAGGCAAGCGTGGCAAACGCGCTGCAACAAAAGTACGGCGTGCAACCGGCGGACAGCCAGACCATAGCCCATCTGGCAAACGGAAACTTCATCAAAGCGTTGGAAACAATCCACCTGAATGAAGAGAATGAGTTGTTTTTCAAGCTGTTCGTCAGCCTGATGCGCCTCTCCTATCAACGGAAAATACGGGAAATGAAGCAATGGAGCGAACAACTGGCGGCTATGGGGCGCGAACGCCAAAAGAATTTTCTGGAATACTGCCAGCGCATGATACGGGAAAATTTCATCTATAACCTGCATCGGAAAGAGATGAACTACATGACCCTGCCCGAACAGAACTTCGCTACCCGGTTTGCCCCGTTTGTCAACGAACGGAATGTTATGGGTATTATGGATGAACTCAGCGAAGCGCAAGTGCACATTGAGCAGAATGTGAATGCCCGTATGGTATTCTTTGATTTTTCACTGAAAATGATTGTTCTGTTAAAACAATAG